In Acaryochloris marina S15, a single genomic region encodes these proteins:
- a CDS encoding phosphatidate cytidylyltransferase translates to MPWARIISGLIAIVLALGMILLGGWYFTLGFCILVYLAQDEYFDLVRAKGNRPAGKTTMIVSQLLLITATINGMLADAVLPVAGTFICFYLLFQPKLATISDISSSILGLFYGGYLPSFWIRLRSLGTAEASNLPLWGYWPEQWSNINLLPVGLTITLLAFGCIWAADIGAYTFGRLFGKTRLSDISPKKTVEGAVFGVLGSLTVAIIGANTFIWPFWLFLGAALGLLIGVASLLGDLTESMMKRDAGVKDSGQLIPGHGGILDRADSYVFTAPLVYYFITLLLPLIEAI, encoded by the coding sequence ATGCCTTGGGCTCGTATCATTAGTGGACTGATTGCCATCGTTCTAGCGTTGGGCATGATTTTATTGGGTGGATGGTACTTTACCCTGGGATTTTGCATCCTTGTATATCTGGCTCAAGATGAGTATTTTGACTTAGTTCGGGCTAAAGGGAATCGGCCAGCAGGCAAAACCACAATGATTGTCAGTCAGTTGCTGCTGATCACCGCCACCATTAACGGGATGCTAGCTGATGCTGTCTTACCTGTTGCGGGAACCTTCATCTGTTTTTATCTGTTATTCCAGCCGAAGTTAGCTACTATTTCCGATATTTCCAGCTCAATTCTGGGCCTCTTTTATGGGGGGTACCTACCCAGTTTTTGGATTAGATTACGATCATTGGGCACGGCAGAAGCTAGTAACTTACCCTTATGGGGATATTGGCCAGAACAATGGTCAAATATCAATCTACTTCCTGTGGGATTGACAATTACCCTGCTTGCCTTTGGTTGTATTTGGGCTGCAGATATTGGTGCCTATACATTTGGTCGGCTATTCGGGAAAACCCGATTATCAGATATTAGTCCCAAGAAAACGGTAGAAGGGGCAGTCTTTGGAGTTTTAGGCAGCCTGACTGTCGCCATCATTGGTGCTAATACCTTTATTTGGCCATTTTGGCTTTTCCTTGGAGCAGCATTGGGATTGTTAATTGGTGTTGCAAGCTTATTGGGAGACCTGACAGAATCCATGATGAAGCGAGACGCAGGAGTAAAAGACTCCGGACAACTTATCCCTGGCCACGGGGGTATTTTAGATCGCGCTGACAGTTATGTATTCACTGCTCCATTGGTTTACTATTTCATCACCCTATTACTCCCCCTCATAGAAGCCATATAA
- a CDS encoding HU family DNA-binding protein: protein MNKGELVDAIADKTGVTKKQADVTLSAAVDVIIDAVSHGDKVTLVGFGSFEPRDRKARNGRNPQTGKKLKIPATRVPAFSAGKLFKDKVAP from the coding sequence ATGAATAAAGGCGAATTAGTAGATGCTATTGCTGATAAAACAGGAGTAACTAAGAAGCAAGCTGACGTTACGCTGAGTGCTGCAGTTGATGTCATCATCGATGCTGTTAGCCATGGCGATAAAGTTACTTTAGTCGGATTTGGTAGTTTCGAGCCGCGAGATCGTAAAGCCAGAAATGGTCGTAATCCACAAACTGGCAAGAAGCTAAAAATCCCTGCGACCAGAGTTCCTGCCTTTAGTGCTGGAAAATTGTTTAAAGATAAAGTTGCCCCCTAA
- a CDS encoding STAS domain-containing protein translates to MRPNITTIQPNNILDGVTGTVFRQEVTAAIEAGADIVLVDCQDISFMDSSGLGALVLALKFIRAAERKLVLCSLNQQVKTLFQLTDIAQVFQIYENRQHFEQSGLLDS, encoded by the coding sequence ATGCGTCCCAACATAACAACCATACAACCGAATAATATTTTGGATGGAGTCACCGGTACGGTCTTTCGTCAAGAAGTGACAGCTGCAATTGAGGCAGGTGCCGATATTGTTTTGGTGGATTGTCAAGATATTTCATTTATGGACAGCTCTGGTCTAGGTGCTTTGGTTCTTGCCCTAAAATTTATTCGGGCAGCCGAACGCAAGCTTGTGCTTTGTTCACTCAATCAGCAGGTTAAGACACTTTTTCAGCTCACTGACATTGCTCAAGTGTTTCAGATCTACGAGAATCGGCAACACTTTGAACAAAGTGGTCTGCTAGATTCTTGA
- a CDS encoding M23 family metallopeptidase codes for MYLVRIGKVLTQKGLISDFQLQQALQIQTQTGQKLGEILIQQGHISQFQLKQVLVEQRCRNLLACSLLTLSTLGPTFSITPPQSARSQSAENRKVLRVESESYVGGPLSSTSQVSQSGPQALTIAASHTPTIASPLQGFCHPLDGRGYLSQGIRGKTHQNRMEYAYDIASSIGTPVYAMRAGRIIRLQDKYPDTGGTRANASKFNYVWIEHEHGYRSAYAHLQQGFRQRVQLKAGDWVKAGQLIGYSGNSGWSSGPHLHVEVQSQGNRARFSQTVPFQISGSCSTLARKAS; via the coding sequence ATGTATCTAGTCCGTATTGGCAAAGTCCTCACTCAAAAAGGACTGATTAGTGACTTCCAATTACAACAAGCCCTCCAAATCCAAACACAGACTGGACAAAAGCTAGGGGAAATACTGATTCAGCAAGGTCATATTTCTCAATTTCAGTTGAAGCAAGTTCTAGTTGAGCAACGGTGTCGGAATTTACTAGCTTGTTCTCTACTAACCCTCAGTACCCTTGGACCCACTTTCTCTATCACACCTCCTCAATCTGCCCGTTCCCAATCTGCTGAAAACCGGAAGGTTCTGCGTGTGGAATCTGAATCTTATGTTGGTGGTCCCCTAAGCTCTACTTCCCAAGTGTCCCAGTCAGGTCCACAGGCTCTTACTATTGCAGCTAGTCATACCCCAACAATTGCCTCTCCCTTGCAAGGATTTTGCCACCCTCTTGATGGAAGAGGATATCTGTCTCAAGGAATTCGTGGCAAAACTCATCAAAATCGAATGGAATATGCCTACGATATTGCCAGTTCAATTGGTACCCCTGTTTATGCGATGCGGGCAGGGCGGATAATCAGATTACAAGACAAATATCCAGATACAGGAGGGACTCGAGCGAATGCCTCCAAGTTTAACTATGTTTGGATTGAACATGAACATGGCTATCGCTCGGCATATGCCCACTTACAGCAAGGTTTCCGACAACGGGTTCAACTTAAAGCTGGGGACTGGGTCAAAGCAGGACAGCTTATTGGGTACAGCGGAAATTCGGGATGGTCTTCAGGTCCGCATTTACATGTTGAAGTGCAAAGTCAAGGCAATCGAGCAAGATTTTCTCAAACCGTTCCATTTCAGATTTCAGGTTCTTGCAGCACATTAGCTCGTAAAGCTAGCTAA